Sequence from the Phragmites australis chromosome 11, lpPhrAust1.1, whole genome shotgun sequence genome:
acccctAGTTTCTTCTCAATATAAAGCAACAAGGAGTGTTCTTCTGCCTCACTTGTCATATCCAAGTGTTCCACTGCACTGAGAAGCGTCCTCACTCACCATTAGCGTCGGACAAGTGAGATCTCAGCGGGGGTCAAATCCCTTTCACTGTACCcaggtgagtatcatatggttgTCTTCATGATTTAGTTAGAGTTTGTTAAGTTTTCATGCTTCGATCTATGCAACTGATGTAACAACCTTGTTTGCATCGTAGATCTGCAATGACGTAATTCATGGCAATCAGGAGgtaggatggggttgtccctattGCAGTTTCGACGGCACAGATGCTTGGCGTCGAATCCGGCCCAGTGGACTTTGTCTTCTTCGCTGTTGTGAAGGGCCCCTCTATCGACCCTGTATATGCCATCAATCGCGTTCTCTATTATGTTCTACTAGATGAAAATTTCTTTATTATTGTTTATCAGAATAGAGACACTTTTGTTAACTGCAAGCCATACTTGAATGCCTATTTCTTGTTGAACCATGGCTCATGGTTTGATAGCAACACAGTCTGGTTCTAGCTTATGCATGAGATAGTTAAGGTGTAGCCAGATCTGGATAACTACAAGCTGCTAATTGAACATAATGCTTGGATTGACATTGTGCTAAAACACAGAAGGTTGAGATGATgcctatcatctcatctttttgaaagacggcGTCGATTGACTCAAGTTTGTCAAATATTTTTCGCCTTTTTGGAAGACTGCGTTGACATGATAccaatcatttcatccttttggaatacAACATCGATCAACCAATGATATATATCTAGACAGATTTATGTATTCTTAACAATGTGTGACTTGCATCTATATGATATTCTTAACATCTGTGATATATAAATGATTGTGCTATGTgttatgaataatgtgtgatcgatgttctgaataatatgtCAATATATTTAATTTGGTAATCATAAAGTGTGTATTTGTGTGACCCTTTCTCCCTATAAGCAAATTTACTTTCTAGCTACATAGCTAGGAAGCAAATTTGTTTACTGGGAAAGGGAGacatagataattttttataaaatccatCCATATGTGGCAATTAGCGCATCTAGGAAGCAAATTTGTTTATAGGGGAAAAGGGAGGCACAAATGACTTTTTATAAAATCCATTCCCTGTGACAATTAACACAgacatgtttgaaaaaaaaaacccgtaTGTTACCCTTAGTACTCACATATAAGTTTAAACAAATATCGTATGCGACTCTTACTACGTATTGACAATTATCTAGAAAATATATCTATGTGTAAGTTTATTGCAGACGGTTTTAAAACCGTCTGTAACAAGATTGATATCGTAGACACTTTTGCAAAGacaaaatctataactatttatgATAGAGTTTAAAATCTATTTATAATAAACTGTTCTGAGGTAGTGTTAGATGCACATATATTGTTTAGTTTGATAAACCGTGCTACCTGATTTTATATCCTTCTATGTCATATAATTCTATTACCTCCAAGCTCCACCTGCTCACAGTAGGTATCGTGTGCTTGGTCCTGCCACGTCTTTCTCCTTCAATAGTCTGCACCTTTGCCTTTTCAGGTGCTAGAGTTTGCGGTCATCCACTCAAAAGTATTAGTGCAGCAATGCATTACCAttgtccaaattcaaatttcgtaCCAAGACACTCTTAATTAATTTAAGGCTCTAGTTAACAGGCGACTGAAAACAAACAATTTCACAGTTGACGTGTGGCACCACATTTTTTCTACCTTTAATGCAAACTGTGCATCGGTCATTAGTTGGATCCCTCCTCCCGTCTCTAACAGCTCCCTGTCACTGGATCCATGCCCACAAACTGTCCCCGTGCTAAGCGGCATCGTAGTCACCCAGCTCAACCTTTCTCAAGCAGCAGTCCTCCGTCACTCATGGCCGGTGGCATCCCCGCCCCTGCATCCAGTGCCACCGCTAGGCTTGCCTACTGCCCTGAGAATCCCTCTATGCTCGAGGATTGGAGAAACCCCACTAGGAATCAAAACCCTACGGGCGAACTACCATTGACCGTAAGCTTACATGTTTTCATGATTGCCGGTAAGTGTGTCACAACAGTACTACCTAGTCAAAAAATTCTTGATATTCACCTGACAACTCTCATGGGCCAACACGAGCACTTGTCGAACTTGGTTGGTGCTGCAACGACAGTCAGTTATAATTGGATGTGCACACTTGGAGCGAGTGGTTAAAGAGCTCTATATCTGATTTGGATGACAATCTAATCTTCACTTGGAAGCCTGCCACCATAATTGAATTTTGGAGACATGTTCTCCCTTGATTTACTgttgtttctcttttctttgttttattagATTGGCTGAGTGCATTTATATGCAGAAACTGAGGATGAACTCTTATGTGTTGTATCATCTTAAAATTACTATtagagttaataaagcttccctttttaaaaaaatcaagacataagaaaaaaaactcgaccgACTTAGGTGAAACGAGGTACtattataaataagaaaaaatatcaataaaattattttctaaaatggtaTTTCATGATAGgaatgaaataaacaaagataaaagagagaaaactaCAAATATGCACCAAGGTTATGTAATAAATAAACCTTATAGGAGATCAACAGCTGTAGCCCAATGTATGAAAACCGAAAACATATTTGAAACTTGGGATACTTGATATCCTGAGTTCCTGACGTCGGTCCAACGGATCCAACAGCAGATTGATTCCCCGAGAGGAAAACAACAAGGTCCTCCAAGTGTGCATGTCTGCCAGTAGCCTGTCACTGACAAACGAAGCTAAACCATTACGTCATGCAGCAGGGTAGACAATAGTATCCTTGTTTTGGCATGAATTGCAACAAGGTGCAGAAGTTGGTACTGCCTTACTGCCCACAGTCAAAATTACCTACCAGCGCCACGGGATCTTGTAGCGGTTGCAGAAAGTGATCCAATTCTGTATCACTGTTTCTGCCATATGCAGAGGGACTGGCTTGGCTTCACTTTTGATCTGCACAGAGATCACGATAGATTCGATGTCCAGTTCCCAGACACAAGAGttttcagaagaagaaaaaatgttCTTTCGACTGGCTCCCACGCGTCACTGGAAAGTATGACAAAATACCATAGGGAAAAGTTTATCTTAATTCAGCCATCAATTTTCTTTGCCACCATTTGATGAATCAGGTAAATTTTTGGGTAAATTTAGAAACCCTTAAATCTTTGTCTATCAACCGAACATGGAGCTCTTCTTGCAAAACTGTGCAGCATGTCCTCCTAAAAAACTGCTTCAAACAATGGAGGAACGTAAGACAGACATTTTATTTGCCAACTTGTATGATTTCTTGGATTCGTTATACACAATTACTTTACAGCAACATTTTACACCCCTAAAATTTTCTTAAGGTACAACGCTGCAACAGTGACGGACTACAGTAAAACGCACAACAACATGGCAATGGAAAAACAACAAGCCAGCCAAATAGCACAACCTTTTTTTCAACCGTCGCCTTTGCTCAGCTGCAAAGGTTCGgtatgcaggccccatccgggTTGGTCTGCTCCTTCCAGATCCGGCCAGTCACCCTCAGCTTCAGCTCCTTCCTATCGCCGCCAGAGAAGAACAGTGCCATGTTCCTCTGAATGATGAGGCCGTCATGGCTGTCTCGGACCTTGCGGTGGCTATCACGGATGCTTCTAGGAGTTCCTTCCCATACCATTTTCCTCCCGTTACCGCCAACCTCGAGGCTATATGTATAGTTCCTCGCTTCATTCTCATCCCCCATGAAACGGAGGAAAGCCATGTAAACCGGTGCCATTCCAAGCTGGAAGGCCTCAAAATGCAGGCAGAAGTACTGCCCAAAACAATGAAATACCTGATCCAGAAAAAACATCAAATCAATTAGACTAATTTGtaactaaaaataaatattgacTTAAACCATGGACCACAAGAAGTGCAAGAGCAGATAGATATCTGAGAATAAATACTAAGAGCTAGTATAAGACTTACTGTTAGCATCCACGTGGCGTTTTCAACCTCTCGCGGGTTGGATTTGACGTATCTATGATTGAATGTGCAGCCGCTGTGCATGTCAACTTTGTGATCATCCCTCAAATGTGCAACAAGGAATGGAATATCACCAGCCACAGCACATTCAGAGCCAGCATAGGGGCAGTTATACGGCCTGAAGCTGCACTGTGCCTCATGCTTTATCTTGCTGTAGTATGGGAAGATCTCTGGGCAACCTAAAGAGCAGTACTTACAGGGAAGCTCGAGTGACTCAGCTACTTTTTCCAGTGCCAAGCACCTGATATCACCAAGCTCTTGTCTGCATGTAGGGCACCGGTTGTGAACTCTGGCCTTGCATGTCGAACATAATGTATGTCCATTTTGGCACTGTAAACAAAAACAGAACAAATAGGTGTCAACAATCAAATTACAAAACTATGCTACTGAAAGGTTACAGTTGATGAATGATCTTTTTATCACCACAAAATTGAACTATTCTCATTTGTTGTCTGTTGGTGATCATATATACTTCTAGTCTAGCACTACGAAATAAAAAGAATGTTTTCTGAATTGAGGTGATTCCACAATTCAAAGAACAGCTGGCACTCACCGTAAAACAAGTGTGGGTTGTCCTGAAATAAACAGCACAGATTACAGTAACAGAATCAATGTTCTAAAAGGTAGCTGCCTGTGGGCACTTAATCACCGCTCAGCCTGCCTAGGGGGCAATTAGACAGTAGGTGCCCGTTGCCCGCCTATCTCATTGGCACTCAGCCTGAACAAGAACAATTCCACATTTTTCGATTGTCCTTACTACTAGTGAATTCATCCATTCACTATGGCAAAACAGGCCTCTTGAGACGATAGAAAGAGACGGACCATAAAACCGTGTGCATTAGACCAACATCCATATGTGCACAATGTCATAGAGATGGTCGTTAGAGACGGCTCCTAATGCCGTCTATAATTTGACGTGCCAGCCTAGCCCCCCACCGAAAGATGCGGATAATCAAAATTATTTCCGTTGAAACAGATTAACTTTTCAAAACAATCAAGATTATCTTCTGATATTCATTTCATTTTGTTGGAGGCAGTTACGATTTGGCCACAAATATCCCTAATATCCCCCGCTCCTATCTCATTGCACCTGTTGGGGGAACGCTCCAACCTTGAGATATTTAGATGATATAATGTAGCATTACTGTAGAGACCATAATATCTTAAGGGGCCGGGTGGTAATCTCCCCCActtcttctctctataaataggcCCCATAGGGGTAGATAGACGGGGACCCCTGGAAGGATTTTTCTCCAATCATTAGATACGAGTACTCTCTGTAACCAGTTCATCAAAACCATATAAGAagacacaggatgtagggctgtTATCCTGAGGGAGAcctaaacctggataatcccGCATGTTCTTGAGACCCCCAGAGGTCTTTTCCCATTACACAGAGGCACAccccttctctcgctctctcctctcagctcactgctgtccctaagcttgagcttcctcgtTAGAAGAGACTCTCGCCGTACTCTGTTGGGGAAAAGACAAGATTTGCTCCAACAGGACCATTACTCCGGCCAAAACTACTACTCCTAGATCTCACGGCACCGCCAAACCGCAATGCTCCACCTGAGGTTTTGGCTGCCGGCTTCACAACAGCATCGACGACCTCATAGAAGCACAAGCATCTCCTCTGCAGCTTTTTTCAGGTCACCATTGCCAATCTGTCCTCACCCCGCCAAGCCCATCTAGCCCTGTGGTAGTGCGGAGTGAGCTGCAAACTGGCATCGAGCATCATTGCTCTCCGATGCAATCCAGGATATGTCTCCCGCACCTCCTTTTATGTTCCTCGTCGGTCGTCGCGCAGGCACCGGGGCAATTTTTAGGTTTTCTCCTCCCTGACGCATCTTGACCAAGCCATCTTCTTCAACTTCCAAGTGGAAATTACCGTCTCAGTTGATTTCTCCTTTGGAATTGCAATTGAATTGTATTATGTCATATTACTGTGCACACCAGGTGCTCGATCCATGTCCCATGCAGCAAATTGGAACTTTCTTTGCATGATTAAACTTATATGATAGTTGGAGGATACTAGATTCATTGATTTCAGACTTTTACAGTTGCTGATTGTGCAGATATGCGGTTGATTTGGGTTCAGTTCAGTTGGTTGTACAATCGGGAAACAAGGATGCACCATTCAAAAGCAGAATTACACAGGATCCACATCAGCTAATCCCTGTAATATTCGTTAGATTTGGACTTAACAGAGAATGTTGAGAGGTACCCTGAAACTTCCAGGTAAAGTTCTTCTGCAAATAATGTTTACTGCAAGAATGACCTCCTTGTAATGCTAGTCAGAATTTTATTAGAGTTTTGAATTTGTCCTTCTACTGTCCTAGGAAATGCTGGTTTCCTATTATTCAGAGCTGACACGTACCCGTTTTCTTTTCACCAAGGTACTATCATTTCTACTGTTCATTGTTGTTTCAGGTATGGGATTCCATATATGTTAACTCAgattgatataaaaaaaaaactcacattGATATATCCGTACTTTGCTAAAGTCCCATTTTTTAATCTGTTCGCTACAGTTAGATATTACACAGAGGGACATCTCTGAACAAATGCTGTGCTTATTTTTAAATATGCAGTATGATATAAAAATGAATAATCAGCTCATTGGGAACTTGTTTGCAGCAGTGAGGGTACGtagcaaaagaaaaaatgcCTGAAAGAAAGCTTCAAAAGGAGATTATGTGGGCATATGGTCCATAGTGAACCAGgattttatttctctttttagAATGTATGTTATAGGAAGAATGAGTACCTAATCAGTAATTATTTGGTATACATATGTCAATTTCGAAATATGAATGTTTGTTTGCTTCAGAGCATGTAAAATCAAGTCATGTATGCACAGTTCCTTCAATGCAATGGAAGTATCTTTCTCCTTatattgatattttttaattgtaTAACTTTTATCATTATAATATACTAGAGCCAGCTGCTGGTGCTCGTATCAATTACTCTTTAAACAATTAGACACAGGCAAAACAGTATCTACAAACTGATTCAACTAAAATCTGACTTCATAGAGATGGGCATCATCGTGTCTATTTTAATGTAAACCatctcaattcaaatttcaTTTTCGAATTTCAAATATGGCGTTCATTCATGTTCCAATTTGGATTCGAATTCACAAAGTTGAGACTGTTTTTGGAGTCTCTAAGAACCATCTCTCTGATTTAGATGCAGGCCCATCCAGCATAAGCACAAACAACCACGAACATCAAATAcccattttatttatttatttatttctaaaaAAAGGAGGAAATATCCCCTACCTAAAATTGCATGCTAATTCCAACGCATACTAAAACAATAGCTACTCCAAACAACGGTTATGCAAGGAAGCTATTGAGGTCGAAACATAAACTTATGTATTGACGGTTATCTAAATTTAGCAAATAACAGAGTTTCAAATGTACATCTAGCTTctcctatttcttttttttttaaaatattcttCAATGGTAGACCCTAAAAAGTTAAGACAGTATGTGGGAGCTGCAGCTCTCCATGTGCCTCATTTATGAAGAGTAATGATCGAATGGATCAAAAAGGAAACATGTTAGATCAAGCTGCCTTAAATAATTTGTTTCGTAAGCTGTCTCATTTAAGAAGATGAATTCAGTGCCAAAAATCCAAAATCGTGGATAATGGAAAGAATCAGTCTCAGAAAGtttacaaaaaagaaaaagtaactTCCCTCCCTCTATTTCTCTCAGCTGTTATTTCTTGATTACTAAATCCGCGGGGTTAACGAGAAAGAATGGAATAGGGGCTACAAAAATAAAATGGCCACTTTATCCAAAATAATTTGCAGATTAGCTAACCAATCAAGTATATTATAGAATTGAGACTGAGTACAGTAACGAATAAGATCGCTAAATAGAACTCAATGGTTTTGCAGATTAGCTAACCAATCAAGTATATTATAGAATTGAGACTGAGTACAGTAACGAATAAGATCGCTAAATAGAACTCAACGGCAAGGTCATCCCAAAACTAAACTGAGAGAATCAAGCATGCTTAAACAAATTAGCATGTCATTTGCATTCTAAGAGACAAAAATAATGCTGTTGTCTTCCAATCCCTATTCTGCTCCATCAAAATAAACATTCTATGTTCTCAAAATTCTGGAGTCAATCAATGACAATCAAGCCATCGAATCCAATTAGTTCTGCAGTATCACATTTACATGCTAGACTACAAAATTACCAATGTCACACACATAGGCTTAAGCAATTACCAGCGTCAACTATAACTGACAAGACACAGGATGAGCACAAAGAAGCTAATAAATAAGCAAGTCAACATTTTCTTCCCACTATTTCAAAGCTAGGAAAAGCAATAAACCTAATAAATCATCCccaaaaaatctaaataaatcCGCTGACGAGGAGAGATTCCATACCCTATCACATCCAGATTTCAGATCCAAAGCAGAACACAGGATTCATTTCGAATCTCATGGAACAGGAACCAAATGGTCACGGAAGCCTAAAAACAGCCCCAATTCGCATGTGATTTTACGGTTCACGAATCCAAATGCACCTAATTCAACTCTGAATCACCCAGTGAAACAGGGAGCAAAATCCCCAATTCCGACCACAGCAAATCCGCCTGGAACGAGTCAATTGAATCAGATGCCTCCGAAAGCTGTCATAAAGATACCGCCTTTACCTGCCGAAATCCCCAAATCCGCATCCACCGGATCCCATCTCAGGCCCAAATCCGGACGCAATCCCATCCCAGATCGAAGCGCTCAGACGAACCACCCACGAAATGAAGGACGGGGAGCGAGGCAAGGACGGAGGAACCCACCTGGTGGATGGGCGGGAACATGGAGTTGGTGCAGACGGGGCACTCGAGCAGCTCGTGCACGCTGGTCGCCGGGGGCCCGCCCGCTCCCGCCGTACCCACCGCCcccgccgcgccggcgccggtccCGGCATTCACCTTCGGGTAAGCGCGGCCCGCGCCAGCCCCACCACCAGAGGCGCCGAGGTGGGCGGGGTggagcgggaggccgaggtggtgggggtgagggtGGTGGCCGCCGTCGACGTCATCCACGTCCATGGAGGCGTCGGGGAGGGAGAGGCACTCCACGCTGTCCATGTCCATGGTGacccgccgccccgcgccgtgCCGTGCGCGCCCCCCGGCGTGTCGCGCTCGCGTGCGCTGGGATTTGGGGTCCGCGCGGCCGCGGTGCTTTGGGTTCGTTTGGGTGTCGGGCTGGGGAGGAGGGAGACGACGACGCGGTGGCCGCGGGCGCTCTGCCTGGTCCGGATCCTGACTTCAGGGATACTAAGGATCCGGATCCACTGACTTTAGGTATAAAGTCACGAGGAAACAGTAAATTGTGAGTAGATAAATATTGTAGCAGTGCATCTGGTCCATTTATTCACGATCCAATGATCTATAGATGTTTGAAGTCACTAACTTCACCTGTcggtgaagtcagaggatccgaTTCCCTGCCTGCTCACCTCACCACACGCCGTTTGTTTGTTTGGCTATGGGAAACAGGGAATTAACTTATTTCTTTTGCCACTTATGGGATGGTGCATTTTTAAATATCATATTACCAAATTTTCTCACCCAGATATCACTAGACCCATTGGACTCCATTGCACCGTGCTGGTCCAGCCTCCACTGTGCAGCAACCAGGCCAGCGAGGCCGAGTGGGGAGGTGACGGGGGCGCGGCAAGCAGAGCACGGTAGGGAGGGAGGTCGGCCTTGGCTGCTATGCGGTGGAAGTCAGATCAGCACGACTCAGTGGAATTCGATGGGCCCATGTGGTATCTGGAAGAGGAAATCTGGTATGATGTATTTAGGAACACACCATCTGGTAAGGTGGAAAAAAAGTTAGTTTCCCTTAGAAAACACGAAGACAGCGACGATACCATCTACAGGACGTGTGTTGTCCCTTATAGGACGCAAATTTTAGTTTTTGACACCTAAGGAGTGTGCCTTCTCCATCTCTGATACTAGTCGGTGTGCTTTTTTTTGACACCATGATCATACTAATTCTTTGAAACATAAAGCATTGAATGGTtttgcctttttcttcttccttcccaCGGTCTCAACTATGATTGTCTTCTTTCTGTCTCCGGTGAGTCAGCAAGCGCAAAGCAAGGCGACACACTGCTACAACGCGGACCTGGGTTGGAGGTGTCGATATGGGCGAGGAGATCATCGACGATGTTGTTGGCGCACTTAAGGACGCCATATGCGAGGGTGGGGAGGTTGGAGGAGTACTTCTCGGAGGTTGGGAGCATGGATGGACGGAGTAGGGGGAGACCTTGGTGGAGAAACTCTAGAAGCTAGAAGAGAGCATGGAGGAGGCAACTGAGGCCTCGGCCTAGAGCTTAGTGAGCAAGTGCACGGTGGCGGTGACCTCGATGAAGAGGCCGACACACTTGCAGAGCACGTCATGCATGAAGGCATTGAGGCAAGCGAAGCAAGCTATTGACGCTCACATAATATTACTACCATAAGTGCATGGGTCATATGTAGGCTTTCGCATGGAGTATTCCAAGGTTATTATATCCACAAGGATCAACATAAAAACTTAGTCAGGTGTAATTACTTTATTCAATAGattaattatatacatgaaCATTTGCATAGGCAatgaattaattaattacaaaagtGGTGAGAAACTACGTATGAACATATAGATCATCAAGCCATAGCTAGATATACATGAAGCACTATCTCCGTAGCTACTAGTTGTGATTCTTAGTCAGAAAGATATTATTACATGATAAATGTGAAGCATCTTTAAATCTATGCCATTATAAATTCTTCGGTTTTAAAACATGTCACTACATAGTCGAAAATTGGAGCCATAACATTACAATTCCGTACGAATTTAAACCATACCATTATGTACGTGTCTGGCTCATTTGGGCCCACTTGCAAGCTACTGTATTTTCGTATGGGACAATTTTCCCTTGCCGTGGCTTATACGAGTCCTCGGTTCAACCCGACTAGCTCGCGCTGTCATTGCTCTCGTGCACGACAAACCCTAACCCACTACTCTGGTGCCtgacggcggtggcggaggcgaTTGGACGATTGAAGCTCATTACCAGTGATGGAGGTGGAGGGCACATGAGGTCCAGGAAGATGCTCGTCATCGACCCCATCTCTAGCCCCCTGCGCTGCCGCTGGAGGAGAAGGGCCACTCCGAGCCGAGGTAACATCCATCCCCCTCCCTCCACCCCAAAATGGATGTGGATTGGCTGGATTTAGTAGATGTTGATCCGGATTCGAGTAAGTTTGACTCGATTTGATCCCCTTTTTCAGTAGGAACTGGTTTACGCTAGAGCTTAAGGTTGAAGGTTTTGTGACTAGAGACTCAGATGGTAGGAAAGCTTATAACAAGGGTAGGACTGTGAAATGGGTTATGGAGGTAGATGGCTTTTCACTAGATTCACCGATGAATAGCTTATGCACCGAGTTGAAATGGGGCACGAACTAGACAGCTTATTTGTGGTTCCATGACAGGTGGTTGGGTGAGGACATCATGCTAGTAGATGACAGTCAGATGGTAGATTTCTTTGAAATGTACAAACCAGATATGTGTGCTCAGGTTGTTGTAGGAGTGTTTGATAGTGCAGTGGTTGAGGTATGTGAGCTTAATGTATTGCAACATCTATGTGTTGTGACACCTGAAGTACCTACTGTGAGTGTGTTGCCATCTGAAGTAGCACCTAGTGAAACATGTCATCCCACTGCACCACCTCAGACAGGCCAGAGAGCATCTGCATCTAAATTGGCAGATTCTAGAGGACCTACAGTTGAAGAAGCAAATGTTCAGTGCCTGATCTCTTTGGCAATGCAGAGGAGTATGTTGGTATAGATGATGAGTACTTGTATGTTCATATACCACATGCACAACCTTCTGAGCCAACAGGCAATACACAACCCTCTGAGCCAACAGACATTACACAACCTTCTAAGCCTGCTCAATCTACCGCCAAGGGGTGCCTCCTGAGGCAGAGATCACTAATGTAGACCCAGAGGAACTTAATGTCCTGCATGATATAGACAATCCTGCCATTGCAGAGGGTGCTTTATTCCTTGACATCATAACATTCAGAAAAGTAATTAAGCCCTATGCCATTACAAGAGGATTTGAGTTTGCTAATTTGAAGACAGATATCGCTAGATTCATTGCTAGTTGCTCACATAAGGGGTGTCTATGACTCATTCATGCTTCTAGGCTCCAAGATGGCCGCACAATAAATTGCGGTTTATTTCAGTCTAATAATGATTGTGTGATAATAATTCCTTTTTTACCTTTGCAGATAAAGGTTCTCCCATTTGAACACAATTGTTCAACCACCAACCTGAATGAAGGGAAGATAGCCACTCAAGAGTGGGTTGCAGATAGACTTGGAGACTAGATCAAGAAGAACCCACATAAAGGTCCAAATGATGCACAAGAGAAACTGAAGGAACAATATATGATCAAGTTGAAGTATTCCAAGGTTTGGGCAGGGATGAAGCTTGCACTTGACAAGATTCATGGAAATTATGAAGAGAGCTTCCAGCTGCTATTCAACTAGAGAGCAAAGATTAAGAAGAAATCCCCGGGTTCAATTGTGGAAATCGAGCTACAGAAGATTGGTAAGAATATGTGTTTCAAGAGGATATTTGTGACTCTAAAACCCTGTGTAGATGGATTCTTGACAGGTTGTAGACCATACATAGCAGTAGATTCAATTAGCTTGCAGGGCAAATATATTGGATAGTTGGCCTCAGCTACTTCTATAGATGACCACAATTGGTTGTATTATGTGGCTTATGCTATTTTTTACTCTGAGACAGATGATAACTGGTTGTGGTTCATGCAACAGTTACATAGAGCTGTAGGTACTCCTATAGATTTGGTTGTATTCACTGATGCTTGTAAAGGGTTGGAAAAAGCTATGGGTGCTTTCTTCCCTAAAGCTGAGCATAGAGAATGTATGAGACATCTCTATGAAAATTTCATGAAGAGATATCAGGGTTCTATCTTCACCCAGCACTTGTATCCAGTTGTAAGGAGTAACACTAAGGATAGGTTCAAGTGGCACATGAAACAGATTTATGAAGCTGCTCCAGATGCCATAGAATATCTACAGAGTCATCACTATATGATTTGGTCTAGGTGTGGTTTCTCAGATATAAAGATGGACAACTGGGatgtgcctactgggccggcccgaggaaCGACGTTGTAGGCACTACCCAGACACGGCACGACCCGATGGTAGGTGCACCGGGCCGTCACTACACAACTAGTCGGGTCGTGCCTGAGCTCACACCACTCGTTTGTAAGACACAATTTTTCCATCTAGAATCAGACGTATCTAATAAACCATCTCCCTTATTTTAGTCCTGCAAGAACTCCCTATTCCCCTCCCCCATCTAGTGGCCCCCTTCCTCAGCCGCTCTCTCCTCATACCTCCACCATGCACTGGTGATGCTCTC
This genomic interval carries:
- the LOC133884479 gene encoding E3 ubiquitin-protein ligase SINAT5-like translates to MDMDSVECLSLPDASMDVDDVDGGHHPHPHHLGLPLHPAHLGASGGGAGAGRAYPKVNAGTGAGAAGAVGTAGAGGPPATSVHELLECPVCTNSMFPPIHQCQNGHTLCSTCKARVHNRCPTCRQELGDIRCLALEKVAESLELPCKYCSLGCPEIFPYYSKIKHEAQCSFRPYNCPYAGSECAVAGDIPFLVAHLRDDHKVDMHSGCTFNHRYVKSNPREVENATWMLTVFHCFGQYFCLHFEAFQLGMAPVYMAFLRFMGDENEARNYTYSLEVGGNGRKMVWEGTPRSIRDSHRKVRDSHDGLIIQRNMALFFSGGDRKELKLRVTGRIWKEQTNPDGACIPNLCS